A part of Paenibacillus donghaensis genomic DNA contains:
- a CDS encoding HNH endonuclease: MVLSLVVVPDKTEISKLPEFVNNYEGVPIPVIPNSKMEVSWQLLVNTVHLFDQVYVTRYKNYSFLYDRNQSPLTRFNNNKFDLYIKGKTLYLRNKNHPEELRKVYLDGEFIITKKNWLMQSGQRAGNGRYKCFTLFKNIIIRDHQLIALLAYGEIALLAIGVDRVYEVNHIDGNHENNISSNLEVVTIDANREHKNRYVREINLLVCRKGEIIINPVLSKYSEIFA; this comes from the coding sequence ATGGTACTTTCATTAGTTGTAGTTCCCGATAAGACTGAGATTTCAAAGCTACCTGAGTTTGTGAATAATTACGAAGGGGTTCCTATTCCAGTTATCCCTAATTCTAAAATGGAGGTCTCTTGGCAACTGTTGGTGAATACTGTCCATCTTTTCGATCAGGTGTACGTAACTCGTTATAAAAACTACTCGTTTCTGTATGACCGCAATCAAAGCCCATTGACGAGGTTTAACAATAATAAATTTGACTTGTACATTAAAGGAAAGACATTGTATTTAAGAAATAAAAACCACCCAGAAGAACTGAGAAAAGTATATTTGGATGGGGAATTTATTATTACTAAAAAGAATTGGCTAATGCAAAGTGGGCAAAGAGCTGGTAACGGGCGATATAAATGTTTCACGCTATTTAAGAATATTATCATTAGGGATCACCAGCTAATAGCCTTGTTAGCATATGGTGAGATTGCACTTCTGGCGATAGGGGTTGACAGGGTTTATGAAGTAAATCATATAGACGGTAATCATGAAAACAACATCTCGAGCAACCTTGAAGTTGTAACTATCGATGCAAACCGTGAGCATAAAAATAGATATGTAAGGGAGATCAATCTACTTGTTTGTAGGAAGGGGGAAATAATTATTAATCCGGTATTGAGTAAATATAGTGAAATTTTTGCATAA
- a CDS encoding class B sortase has protein sequence MKFFKRTRYSYILLLGGSLFVLGYTSVLIAQWFDDTNKLEVIIKETRSTALSDSNFATKFSTKQIRTVSPYLNVDFLKLQSRNEEIVAWIKIPLVHLDIPIVQTTDNSFYLTHDLDRQKNKLGWVFVDTRSNIEHMGLNTTLYGHNAMNQQMFGSLKKLLSLTEGYSEDEELIQFTTEYHEMVFRICSVYVTDSQDWEYVQSSFMNDASKSSFIRMIREKNQVALFAANSLSIQDKFLTLSTCYGPAGTAKRLVVQAKLIMKNS, from the coding sequence ATGAAATTCTTTAAACGTACACGATATTCATATATATTGCTTCTTGGGGGTTCATTGTTTGTACTTGGTTATACTTCAGTACTGATCGCTCAATGGTTTGATGATACCAACAAATTAGAAGTGATAATTAAAGAAACAAGATCAACAGCGCTTAGTGATAGTAACTTTGCTACAAAGTTCTCTACCAAACAGATCCGAACGGTTTCTCCATACCTAAATGTAGATTTTTTAAAACTTCAATCGAGGAATGAGGAGATTGTAGCGTGGATTAAGATTCCGCTAGTTCATCTGGATATACCCATCGTTCAAACTACAGATAACAGCTTTTATCTTACACATGATCTTGACCGACAAAAAAACAAATTGGGTTGGGTCTTTGTGGATACCCGTAGTAACATTGAGCATATGGGACTGAATACCACTCTCTATGGACATAATGCGATGAATCAGCAAATGTTCGGTAGTCTAAAGAAGCTATTGAGTCTTACTGAAGGCTATTCTGAGGATGAAGAACTTATTCAGTTCACTACTGAATATCATGAAATGGTATTCAGAATTTGCTCTGTTTATGTAACAGACAGTCAGGATTGGGAGTATGTTCAGTCTAGCTTTATGAATGACGCATCGAAAAGTAGCTTTATTCGTATGATCCGAGAGAAGAATCAAGTTGCACTTTTCGCAGCAAACTCCCTCTCAATACAGGATAAGTTCCTGACCTTGTCGACCTGTTACGGTCCGGCAGGTACGGCAAAGCGTCTGGTTGTTCAAGCAAAGTTGATTATGAAAAATTCATAG